From the Prunus dulcis chromosome 4, ALMONDv2, whole genome shotgun sequence genome, one window contains:
- the LOC117625114 gene encoding uncharacterized protein LOC117625114 produces the protein MADYEPPSFSLGFDLGFDSELQTAATDHSTPAPAPDPWRGSDALKPFDVDEEIGPQITGPDPEIGPRPVRPLKRLKRGLALKREPATPIRNIDDDIEEFSSPEDIIRDAYRPTQYQTVSSSSKIPLHGSGVLTSQSSCHSMGRKRKPASDVSASVGMEANHQGLMFPKLTTSPLRRFQLIDSDSDDPSVSGNGSRVTCNVDPSSKKQHFKSGHSASTSETKKKLSVPQDGGDVDLWKDFRPIKKFSIPTPALDEVCQEFLQSAKDKTTQKLGRDSCLHTNEIFQETTCCVQDVEQLWNVADPLPPAHHYFFHDDPNIRKLVCSRLPNFFPLGINIRGNQQNGSSVIDYMGQFSNGEASKQKVNQKIHLDQSSKRRNKSNISNVEEGLHASGGWMNPKGKAAQKGSVNKSSRKGRNRSAKSNFGNVEHTSGNWVEPRSNASTKRIQANAQPSGQWSTPSASGQAAGHWYTGPGGRKVYVSKTGQEVTGSTAYRLYRKESGARSVKARKMKGKKEKGSKKR, from the exons ATGGCCGACTACGAGCCTCCCTCGTTCTCTCTCGGGTTCGATCTGGGTTTCGATTCGGAGCTCCAAACGGCTGCCACGGACCACTCCACTCCCGCACCAGCTCCAGACCCTTGGCGCGGCTCCGATGCCCTTAAACCCTTTGACGTAGATGAAGAGATCGGGCCTCAAATCACTGGTCCGGATCCAGAAATCGGTCCCCGACCAGTGCGGCCTCTCAAGCGGCTCAAGCGAGGACTGGCTCTGAAGCGGGAGCCCGCGACGCCGATTCGTAATATTGACGATGATATCGAAGAGTTCTCTTCTCCGGAAGATATTATTCGAG ATGCATATCGGCCAACACAATACCAAACTGTTTCCAGTAGTTCAAAGATCCCATTACATGGAAGTGGGGTTTTAACCTCTCAATCATCCTGCCATAGCATGGGAAGGAAAAGGAAACCTGCTTCAGACGTCTCAGCTTCTGTGGGTATGGAGGCGAACCACCAAGGATTGATGTTTCCAAAGTTGACTACCAGTCCTCTTCGAAGGTTCCAGTTAATTGATTCTGATTCTGATGATCCTTCAGTCAGTGGAAATGGGAGCAGGGTTACTTGCAACGTTGATCCATCCTCAAAGAAGCAACACTTCAAATCCGGCCATTCTGCAAGTACTAgtgaaacaaagaagaaactaTCAGTGCCTCAAGATGGGGGTGATGTGGATCTGTGGAAAGATTTCCGTCCAATCAAGAAGTTTAGCATTCCAACACCTGCTTTGGATGAGGTATGTCAAGAATTTCTCCAATCCGCGAAGGATAAGACTACTCAGAAATTGGGGAGGGATTCATGTCTACatacaaatgaaatttttcaAGAAACGACATGTTGTGTCCAAGATGTTGAACAACTCTGGAATGTGGCTGATCCCCTTCCACCTGCTCATCATTACTTTTTCCATGACGATCCAAATATTCGGAAATTAGTCTGCAGTCGCTTACCCAATTTTTTTCCACTTGGCATTAACATCAGAGGAAATCAACAGAATGGTTCATCAGTTATTGACTACAt GGGTCAATTTAGCAACGGAGAAGCTTCAAAGCAGAAAGTGAATCAAAAAATTCACCTTGACCAAAGCTCTAAGAGGAGAAATAAATCAAACATATCAAATGTTGAAGAAGGCTTACATGCTTCCGGAGGCTGGATGAATCCAAAAGGTAAAGCAGCACAGAAAGGTAGTGTCAATAAGAGCtcaagaaagggaagaaatagGTCAGCCAAATCAAATTTTGGAAATGTCGAGCATACTTCTGGAAACTGGGTGGAACCCAGAAGCAATGCCAGTACAAAGCGGATTCAAGCAAATGCACAACCTTCTGGTCAATGGTCTACGCCCAGTGCAAGTGGGCAAGCTGCTGGTCATTGGTATACTGGCCCTGGTGGAAGGAAG GTTTATGTAAGTAAAACTGGGCAGGAAGTGACAGGCTCAACAGCATACAGACTGTATCGGAAG GAAAGTGGAGCACGGTCTGTCAAAGCcagaaaaatgaaaggaaaaaaagaaaaaggttccAAGAAGAGGTGA
- the LOC117625983 gene encoding uncharacterized protein LOC117625983: MGNCIRHEPSMQWGGDDWGCMANGVDDHEEDMEEIMKKKKTIKMEEAQGVFEDLGAAGLAKKLGGATEVKIKITKKQLEELLGRVDLKQMSVQQVLAKLISFGDRYEAHQRSWRPALQSIPEVN, encoded by the coding sequence atggggaATTGTATAAGGCATGAGCCGTCTATGCAATGGGGAGGGGATGATTGGGGTTGCATGGCAAATGGTGTAGATGATCATGAAGAGGACATGGAGGAGatcatgaagaagaagaagacgatcAAGATGGAGGAGGCCCAGGGGGTTTTTGAAGATTTGGGAGCAGCTGGGTTGGCTAAGAAACTTGGTGGAGCCACAGAGGTGAAGATCAAGATCACAAAGAAGCAGTTGGAGGAGTTGCTGGGTAGGGTGGATTTAAAGCAAATGTCAGTGCAACAGGTTTTGGCTAAGCTGATTAGCTTTGGTGATCGATATGAGGCCCATCAACGGTCTTGGAGGCCTGCCCTTCAAAGTATTCCTGAGGTTAATTAA
- the LOC117624757 gene encoding coiled-coil domain-containing protein 39-like gives MKIPSKPRHPSPTFPPPDSDLHPPRPSSARRKTRAPGSARLKRAGLPAGKRSRPETPLLKWKIDEGHEDHRGDRRKDQNAPEEEREDGGKRKSRKGREVAMSARKLAAGLWRLQLPENVSGVPGRSGQLGFQPDVGHISVPFLRNRNSKAYASEANDFLQSPSSTSRNGFLSKLSNSAMEGQTKWDPVCLKTSDEVRQIYSQMKLLDQQASAASVASVLEAELEQARARIQELEMDRRSSKKKLEHFLRNVSEERVSWRSREHEKVRAFIDDIKAELNRERKNRQRTEILNSKLVNELADAKLSAKRYIQDYEKERKARELIEEVCDELAKEIGEDKAEVEALKRESMKLREEVEEERKMLQMAEVWREERVQMKLVDAKVAVEEKYSLMNKLVVNLENFLRSRSATPDVKEMREAEFLRQAAATVNIQDVKDVSYEPPNPDDIFSVFEEVNFGEPNEREIEQCVAYSPASHASKIRTVSPEVNGINKDRIQRHPIAYVGHNGDIEEDESGWETVSHLEDQGSSYSPDGSAPSVNKNRRESNVSESGTEWEDNEGEETPITEISEVCSVPTKQIKKVSSIARLWRSGQNNGDNYKIISLEGINGRLSNGRISTGGIVSPDRGSGKGGLSPSDLVGQWSSPESGNHVRGMKGCIPLGAQKHSLKAKLLEARLDSQKVQLRHVLKQKI, from the exons atgaaaattccCAGCAAGCCCCGCCACCCCTCGCCGACATTCCCACCACCAGACTCGGATCTTCACCCACCCAGGCCCAGCAGCGCTCGCAGAAAGACCCGAGCTCCCGGTTCGGCCCGGTTGAAGCGGGCCGGCCTTCCGGCCGGAAAGCGGAGCCGACCCGAGACGCCTCTACTCAAGTGGAAGATCGACGAAGGCCACGAAGACCACCGCGGGGATAGAAGAAAAGACCAAAATGCCCctgaggaggagagagaagatggggggaagaggaagagcaGGAAGGGAAGAGAGGTCGCCATGTCTGCCAGGAAGCTCGCCGCCGGGCTATGGCGGCTGCAGTTGCCGGAAAATGTTTCGGGTGTACCAGGGCGGAGTGGTCAGCTAGGGTTTCAG CCTGACGTCGGCCATATCAGCGTACCGTTTCTCCGTAATCGCAACAGCAAAGCATATGCTTCTGAAGCAAATGATTTTTTACAAAGCCCTAGTTCTACCTCAAGGAATGGATTCTTGTCCAAG TTATCCAACTCTGCCATGGAGGGGCAAACAAAATGGGATCCTGTCTGCTTGAAAACATCAGATGAGGTACGACAAATTTACAGCCAAATGAAGCTTCTTGATCAACAAGCAAGTGCTGCATCAGTGGCATCTGTACTTGAAGCTGAGTTAGAGCAGGCTCGAGCTCGAATTCAGGAGCTTGAGATGGATCGGCGTTcctcaaaaaagaaactcgAACACTTCTTAAGGAATGTCAGTGAGGAAAGGGTTTCATGGAGGAGCAGAGAGCATGAGAAAGTCCGTGCATTTATTGATGACATCAAGGCTGAACTGAACCGGGAAAGGAAAAATCGTCAGAGAACTGAAATTCTCAATTCCAAATTGGTTAATGAGCTTGCTGATGCCAAGTTATCAGCAAAGCGATACATACAGGACtacgaaaaagaaagaaaggcgAGAGAATTAATTGAGGAAGTATGTGATGAGCTTGCTAAGGAAATTGGAGAAGACAAGGCTGAAGTTGAAGCATTGAAGAGAGAATCCATGAAACTCAGAGAGGAAGTGGAAGAGGAAAGGAAGATGTTACAGATGGCTGAGGTCTGGCGTGAAGAACGTGTTCAAATGAAGCTGGTTGATGCTAAGGTGGCAGTTGAGGAGAAGTATTCTCTGATGAACAAGCTTGTGGTAAATCTAGAGAATTTTCTGAGGTCAAGAAGTGCAACCCCAGATGTGAAGGAAATGAGAGAAGCAGAGTTTCTTCGACAGGCTGCTGCTACCGTGAATATTCAAGACGTCAAGGATGTTTCTTATGAACCCCCCAATCCTGATGATATCTTTTCCGTGTTCGAAGAGGTTAATTTTGGTGAGCCTAATGAGAGGGAGATTGAGCAATGTGTTGCCTACAGTCCTGCTAGCCATGCTTCCAAAATTCGTACTGTGAGTCCCGAAGTCAATGGAATCAACAAGGACCGGATCCAAAGACATCCAATTGCATATGTTGGTCATAATGGTGAtattgaagaagatgagagtgGATGGGAAACTGTGAGCCATCTTGAGGATCAGGGCTCAAGCTACTCACCAGACGGGAGTGCCCCATCTGTCAATAAGAATCGCCGAGAGAGTAATGTCTCAGAGAGTGGAACAGAATGGGAAGACAATGAAGGTGAGGAAACACCAATCACTGAAATCAGTGAGGTTTGCTCGGTACCAACAAAGCAGATTAAGAAGGTATCATCAATAGCAAGGCTTTGGCGATCCGGCCAAAATAACGGGGACAACTACAAGATAATCTCTTTAGAGGGAATAAATGGCAGGCTTTCGAATGGAAGGATATCTACTGGGGGTATCGTATCTCCGGATCGGGGTTCAGGTAAAGGTGGGCTTAGCCCCTCTGATTTGGTGGGGCAGTGGAGTTCTCCCGAGTCAGGGAATCACGTTCGAGGAATGAAAGGGTGCATTCCTCTTGGGGCGCAGAAGCATAGTTTGAAGGCAAAGCTTTTGGAGGCAAGGTTGGACAGTCAAAAAGTTCAATTGCGTCATGTGCTTAAGCAGAAGATCTAG
- the LOC117625057 gene encoding transcription factor GTE12-like, translating into MALSTRNRKRKQLGDGVAPFEFPFQTQKIKRVSRVFENQQNLAGEKKPTTSLPLRKGLSPKQIQTIPLASSPRKHRKSEELGFDGLCQTQKIKRQKLGFEFDCSEILGCLMNLRHVSRYFEKPVVDPVYFHDIWRPMDFGTVKSKLERGVYSSPDGFAADVRLTLSNALRYYPPGRIERAAAKHLSGVFESKWKEALEKNPKSVCPSPLPKVKGLAVLPKLKQGNTSSPSSVLQSQGLGVSDSQSVDSTKHDELATLVDNAMDQASENLSKCKAVRILALKLRFSGTILKANKILKGLPDSPPRRKSMQRMKQRELACRAISNMKKSVQFEDPLQDLKQLEMLCGCGSEDPFLQVRLGLPLKKLGVFLREDDELQGQDEEAFLNGDWEKERSGGRKVRSTLEV; encoded by the coding sequence ATGGCGTTGTCTACTCGAAATCGAAAGCGTAAACAATTGGGGGATGGCGTTGCTCCGTTTGAGTTTCCGTTTCAGACCCAGAAGATCAAGAGGgtttctagggtttttgagaacCAACAGAATTTAGCCGGGGAGAAAAAACCAACTACTTCTCTTCCTCTGCGCAAGGGTTTGTCGCCCAAACAGATACAGACCATCCCTTTGGCTTCGTCTCCTAGAAAGCATAGAAAATCGGAGGAGTTAGGTTTTGATGGTCTCTGTCAGACTCAGAAGATCAAGAGGCAAAAACTAGGTTTTGAGTTTGATTGTTCTGAAATTTTGGGGTGTCTGATGAACCTCCGCCATGTGAGTAGGTACTTTGAGAAGCCTGTGGTTGATCCGGTTTATTTCCACGACATCTGGAGGCCGATGGATTTCGGTACTGTGAAATCCAAATTGGAGAGGGGTGTCTACTCCAGTCCTGATGGGTTTGCTGCTGATGTGAGGCTTACCTTGTCAAATGCTTTAAGATATTATCCGCCTGGGAGGATTGAGCGTGCAGCAGCCAAGCATCTCAGTGGTGTTTTTGAGAGCAAGTGGAAGGAAGCCCTGGAGAAAAACCCCAAGTCTGTTTGTCCTTCTCCTCTGCCCAAAGTCAAGGGTTTGGCAGTGTTACCCAAACTGAAACAGGGCAATACCTCTTCTCCTTCTAGCGTTCTTCAAAGTCAAGGGCTTGGTGTTTCTGATTCTCAGTCGGTTGATTCAACCAAACACGATGAGTTGGCCACCCTTGTTGATAATGCCATGGATCAGGCCTCAGAGAATCTTTCAAAATGTAAGGCTGTCCGAATTCTTGCACTAAAGCTACGATTTTCAGGTACAATATTGAAAGCAAACAAGATACTTAAGGGTCTACCTGATTCTCCACCAAGGAGAAAATCGATGCAGCGGATGAAGCAAAGGGAGTTGGCTTGTCGTGCCATTTCGAACATGAAGAAGTCAGTGCAATTTGAGGACCCTTTACAGGATCTCAAACAACTTGAGATGCTGTGTGGCTGTGGCAGTGAAGATCCTTTTCTACAGGTCCGCCTTGGATTGCCGCTTAAGAAATTGGGTGTATTCCTCAGGGAAGATGATGAGTTGCAAGGTCAGGATGAGGAGGCCTTTTTGAATGGAGATTGGGAGAAGGAGAGATCTGGTGGGAGGAAGGTGAGATCTACTCTTGAAGTATAG